aattaactatttacaTATCCAAAACATTAGTATCAACATTCAAACCTATTACATTGCATATAATATGGAATAAACGTCCCCAAAACTACCGAGttatgctggatagtgtgacttgaatGCCAATCCGATCATCCAACCTTCCGAGTATCTATAAGAATtaaataacacaagtaagctcaATGAAGATTAGTAAGTTCAACATATCTGAacgataaatcttaccaaaataaatgcaacaattCAAACAATATCAATTCAACCATGAAGGTTCCCTATCATCCAGAATCTTAACTTATAAATCacatacatttaatttaatactcaaaTGTGTAGCAAATccatcaaattcattaaacaaattatCTTACAGAGATTTTCAATTcaaagaacgacttacggatagaAGCACATCTTCAATCCAACCATAACACGCCAaatgctcatacgagccaatccctccaaaacacaccaaatgcTTACAAGAGCTAGTCCAACCGAAACACACCAATGCTAATAAGAGCTAGTCTAACCGAAACATGCCAAACAAATAGTATAATACAAGAGTTCGTAATAAATGTTGAACCTTGGTTTACTCgggaaataaatatatacatctCTCCAAAGTCCTCTCCACTCCAATCCCCCACAACACGCCATACCATGACTGTACTCTatcccgcgttcaatccaatccgaacataaaattcaataacaaatctaaaataatcaTTCATTATCAACAATTGAATATATAGTGTATCATGTTATACTATTCAACAAATCATAtagatgttaaattttaaactgtACGAACTTACTTGGATTGAATTATAGTAGTTGCAGAAGTTTAGCGACTATTCCgtaattttttctttcccaCGAGTATTTACAGGAtcttgatttaaaatataaaatttctcaattttcagcttacatttcacatttcaatccattttacaattaataccttttttaaatttacacaattaccttaaacttttataatttttacaatttagtcccttaacttgaaattcatcaaattaaccatttttctcaagtcaatatttagtcccaaatctttcatctcaaattcttcacttagtggtctttgacctttcttatctcttctttatcttttgttgctatcaacatgtcatcaacataaaggagtaaatatacaaaagaatcatcactgtttttcttaaactaaacaactgtcaaagctacttcttttgaaatcatgagaagtcataaaggaatcaaacctcttgtaccactgtcttggtggcTGTTTCAaatcgtaaagggactttttcagcaagcaaacattgTCCTATTTTTCTAAGACTGTAAagccctctggttgttgcatgtaaatatcatcCTCAAGTCCTCCATGTAAAAATACAAGTTTTACATCTAATTtttcaagctccaaatcatgcatggctaCAATACTGAGCAAAGCttgaatcgaactatgctttacaactggggagaacacatctgtgaagtccacacCTAAAATTTAACTGTAACCAtttgcaacaagccttactTTATATATGAGCTTTTCAACTCTTGTagtcatttctttctttttaaacactcatttacaacgaacaactttttttcctttaggaAGCTTCACAAGATTATGTTctatttttgtggagtgattccatctcctcttgcataacAAACATCCatttttctgagtcttcacagctaatcacctcagaataattagatggctcttggtttacATTTATATCTTTAGTCACATTTAAagtataagcaactagatcaacCTTAGCAtgcttctttggaggtttaatctCTCTTCTTGTtctgtttttggcgatagagtattgtggtgaataAGCAACtctattatgaatttttgtactAGCTTGAAGAGACGACtttgttgtagattctggattaatctgatATTCCACTTACTTTTGTtgttctttattggaagagtctttaagagataagttaggtagcataacagttttatcaaaaacaacatctctgttaattacaacttttctattttcaggacaacataacttatacccttttacaccagctttgtaaccaagaaaaacacatttaatggatctcgatTCCAATTTTCcgttatcaacatgagcatacacaggacacccaaagatatttaaatcagaataatcagcaagattaccaaaccataccttttgtggagtctttttctcaatggcaatggaTGGAGATTGGTTGATCAAAAACCATGTAGTAGAGGCTACTTCGACCCAAAACGACTTCGGTAAGTtagcatttgacaacatacattgaaccttctccatgatcattctattcattcgttctgcaatgTTGTCTTattgtggagtatgacgaactgttaagtgtctcatgatcccttctgacttgcacagttcattaaactcatcagaacagaactctaagccattgtctatATGGaggtgttttatttgttttcctgtCTGTTTTGCAATTATAGTTTTCCAATACTTAAATGCGGAAAACACATCATTTTCTTGCTTCAGGAAAAATGCCCaaacttttttggaaaaatcatcaataaatgttagcatataattagctctacctctcgaaggcactctggatgtcCCCCACATATTACAATGAATAtactttaaccacaagatgcttcatcttatcatacgaggtcaaagaatcataaacctcatcaactgtgagagactcgcggctatacAAAATCGTGTCTCTAAAGATTGAATAAGACAGGGGCGACGAACAAAGCATAATCAACCctagattttttttatcatactgaaccttcATGGCTTCAAGGTTTGAGAGAACTTCTTTAAACACTATTAAGTGTCCgtgcacagacgcaccttcctccaaacgatgagcataaagacgcttcATATACAGCttgctggttagagttttcAACATACATAGCTgctccaacctcttccataatgcagtgacggtcttctccttcatcacatcttgcaaaatttcgttagacaaatgtaGATGTAATTGCATCAAAGCCTTTCAATCCTTACGCTTCTTTTCTTCATTCGTCAAagtcgaaggcatcttatctattTCTAGCAGGGCATCCTCCAGATCCATCTGTATAAGAATTACCTGCATCTTAATCTGCCACAACACAAATCTGGTGTTGCAATCcaacaatgaaattttatactttaGCGACGCCATTACTGTGATCGAGATAAGCAATCCAAAAAGCTCGAataccaatttgtgaaaaatagaacatcgataatgacaatgtatcacaaagaaaagagaaagaaaaaaaataaagaacacatagaatttacgtggaaaccctttcgaagaaaaaaaccacgagcagaggagaagataattccCTAAGTCGAATTTGAATGAATACAAGAGAAGTAGACTGTGTCTATTTATAGAATTGTAAAACCacattctaataggagtgtagtaaggtTGAAACACCTAATTCTAATCgatatcaaatagatgaagtgtaataaggttgaaaaaccttattataaaataaaataaaagaagtgcagttctatatgaattttacttttattttattttatcactgtattttatttaatatggatttaggtcactcaattctaacaataataaacatttctttttttgttctttattaatttctcttcttctttccttaaattgaaatattaggTGTCGCACGACTGTCGTTGTTGCACCGCTCATCACTGTTGCCATTCCTCCAGCCAAGCTTACAACGTCATCTTTCTcccttttcttattttctttctcggCTTAACTCAAAACCCAAGTAAAAATCTAGCACCTCACTTTGTTCTTACTTCCACTAACTAGCTTATTCTGATGTCTGAGCTCTAATCAAAGGCTACCTTCATCCTCTTTTGACTGGCCGACTTAGTTTTCTTAGAAAACCAAAGGAAAACATAGAAGGGTTCATTGAGGGTCTAAAATTCAAGCCTTCAGTTCGTCATTGTTATTCGATCTGACACCGTGGCCGTTGTTCGTCAACATCTTCATCACCACCATGTTCCTTGTACTCTGCTTTAAGAATCTTGGACCAATCTGGGATGCTGAGTAGTAATGAAGCTAGAGCAGCCATTTTTCGGTCTTATGAGCTTCCATCTTTCTtgaaaaattgacaaaattttgTGATGTTCCCATTTTAAAGATGAACAGTACATTTCTAGATTCTCAAAACATTTCATGTTCgaaaagaaatgaatttttcatgaatttttaaaaaaattattaatggcattttagtcattaaaaTAATGTGGATTAACTTGTTAGCTTTTGATTGGTTTAAATGGCCACATCATATacttttttagagaaaatggtCAATAGGTTATATTGAGTGACGAAATGAAAGTAGACGAAACAAAGcgattaaaaaatagtaaaaaagttaaaagtaagaATTTCCATATAGTATAGTggctaaaaatgattttaaaccttaaataaaaagtataaagtaaaattaaaattatattaaataatagaatgaggaataagtttaaaataaatttagaatattaTAAGTTTACCTCATCATCGATTAAAatgatcttttatttctttccgTAATATTGTCATTTGAATATAACTTGAAATTTCCTCTTTGAAAACTCCATTATTTCTTAGACACTTCAAACTTACCAATGTTAAAATAATAcctattattaataattaattaatatactcAATTTTATAGTTCAAAGCAATAAAAATTCTATgcaaaataaagttattattgatatgatttaATCTATTatcgataattaattaatattacttaTTCCTAACATGTTGAATTCAACTTTAACTCAActatataattgaataaaaactctattattaaaaataaataaaactttttttatatatattgttagtttaataatataatgaataataaaatgtattctCGTCAATTCAAATGTTTCTTCAAACTCGTACTTCTCTAAATGTTATAgatatattatagatatgtacatgctacagttatatttttcattaatataaatagaataaaaaagttaaaaattatcgGTTGAGCCTTAGTTCAATTGGTAATGTTGTTATTGTAATATGAGAATGTATATTTGTATGCGTGCATGAGCGTATATTATCTTCCAAATTAAGGGTTTAGGGgtaaattatgacataaatgGTTATAGGAATTgtataaaagaactaaaaacaatatgacttttttttttaatttaacaatttgttAGAATTGTAATTATGAAGtacatcaatttttttgaataatctcattatagacAATGCCTACAACTATCAATAGTCCTTCGAATAATGCGTTTTAGTGCACTCAAACCCTCATCCTCTTACATTGATAACAATGCATACCAGATAAGACTTaatgaatgattttaaaaatgggtggattttttatttgggtgGGGAGTGGAGATAAGAATGAACCCTTGTTTTGGTAGGTTTGCCTTTTACACACTGTTTTAAGATGATTGCCAAATAAaggaaatgaatgtatggtaaGTTGTTTTGGTGGAATTGTgccatctttttattttttgtagttatatatatatatatatatattccttttagggtttattcatatttcatttttaattattctttaaaacaaatttgGTTAGTTTCTCTAGAAGAAAATCACCCATTTAACCTTGCAAATGAACCAAATGTCCCCACAAAAAAGTTGatgatatatgatttaaaagAGAGAATCCAAGAATAATAGCTAAAGATTGAATTTCTTTctataatttgttatttttagaataaaattaaattgtgcCAACAAAACAATGTTAAAGGTTCCATAATGAATGGACTAAcccaaattagaaaacatgctTAAATTCTTTCCATGTTGAGATaattaattatacataaaataatgaaaGATTATTTAGTATTTGGCAGtatcaaataatttagaaatatttccAATTCAAATGGCCTTCAAGTTTTCACTGATTTCTTACTATAAATGTTGATGTATTCAGCACATCTTATGCCATCAAAATATTTCTCaaagaaaacacaaaatcatGGGTCGGCGAAAAATCGAGATGAAAATGGTGAAGGATAGTGGCTCGAGGCAGGTCACTTTCTCGAAACGCCGCTCAGGGCTATTCAAGAAAGCGAACGAGCTCGCTACCCTTTGCGCTGCTCAAGTTGCCATCGTTGTTTTCTCCCCCGGCGGCAAGCCTTACTCATTTGGTCATCCAAGCGTTGAGGCGGTGGCAGAGCGGTTTCTAACTCTGAACCTGAGATCAAGAGTTTCTATTCCAAGACAACTTGTTGCTCAGCCTCAGAGAGAGGCTAAAGTTGAAAGGCTCAGTCGACGACTTAATGCCATTCTCAACAAGCTGCAGGCAGAGATGAAGCGAGGAGAGATGCTCGATGAGGCGGTCAAGGCGGCTTGTAAAAGATCCAAGTTCCGAAAACCTATTAACGAGATCAATCTGTATGAGCTTATTGAGATGAGGAAAGCAATGGGGCAGCTTCGCGAGAGGGTCAAACAGCGAATGAGCGAGATTGAAGCATCATCTTCTTTGCTG
This genomic stretch from Gossypium raimondii isolate GPD5lz chromosome 6, ASM2569854v1, whole genome shotgun sequence harbors:
- the LOC105773095 gene encoding agamous-like MADS-box protein AGL29, which produces MGRRKIEMKMVKDSGSRQVTFSKRRSGLFKKANELATLCAAQVAIVVFSPGGKPYSFGHPSVEAVAERFLTLNLRSRVSIPRQLVAQPQREAKVERLSRRLNAILNKLQAEMKRGEMLDEAVKAACKRSKFRKPINEINLYELIEMRKAMGQLRERVKQRMSEIEASSSLLLLSKMATKQAES